One window of Gemmatimonadaceae bacterium genomic DNA carries:
- a CDS encoding GNAT family N-acetyltransferase has protein sequence MASRDRGIRVLRATRAHLDALTDLFVPYLAFYRREHDRDRVREFLSERLARKESVIFVAIEGTGANASTVGFVQLYPTFSSLRLSRMWVLNDLYTAPDARRRGVAHLLISAARTMAVGTSATHLELLTARDNHAAQRVYESAGFCRDEQFCRYGQDLVRREEPVFSG, from the coding sequence ATGGCGTCACGCGACCGTGGCATTCGCGTTCTCCGGGCAACGCGCGCCCATCTCGACGCGCTGACCGACCTGTTCGTGCCGTATCTTGCCTTCTACCGCCGCGAGCACGATCGGGACCGAGTGCGGGAGTTCCTGTCGGAGCGTCTGGCGCGCAAGGAATCGGTGATTTTCGTGGCCATCGAGGGGACGGGCGCCAATGCCAGCACCGTGGGGTTCGTGCAGCTGTACCCGACCTTTTCCTCGCTGCGGCTCTCGCGCATGTGGGTGTTGAACGATCTCTACACCGCGCCCGATGCGCGGCGGCGCGGAGTGGCGCACCTGCTCATTTCGGCGGCGCGGACCATGGCCGTGGGGACGTCGGCCACCCATCTCGAGCTGCTCACCGCGCGCGACAACCACGCGGCGCAGCGCGTGTACGAATCGGCGGGGTTCTGTCGGGACGAGCAGTTCTGCCGCTACGGGCAGGATCTCGTGCGGCGCGAGGAGCCGGTGTTTTCCGGGTGA